The following proteins are co-located in the Festucalex cinctus isolate MCC-2025b chromosome 15, RoL_Fcin_1.0, whole genome shotgun sequence genome:
- the ulk1b gene encoding serine/threonine-protein kinase ULK1 — translation METVGRFEFSRKDLIGHGAFAVVFKGRNREKHDWEVAVKCINKKNLAKSQTLLGKEIKILKELKHENIVALLDFQETASSVYLVMEYCNGGDLADYLHSKGTLSEDTIRVFLQQIAGAMRVLQAKGIIHRDLKPQNILLSYPPGRKSHSNNTCIKIADFGFARYLQNNMMAATLCGSPMYMAPEVIMSQNYDAKADLWSIGTIVFQCLTGKAPFQASSPQDLRMFYEKNKNLSPNIPRETSSHLRHLLRGLLQRNHKDRMDFDEFFSHPFLEATSSSIKKTTPTVTMTCFPSSASASSCSSSSTSHLASPPQSLGDAQHLRAKALASPTQEATGFLLKDSSGGGGSSKNSSSCDTDDFVIVPAHFNTADLTSESKVLQDSLMNSGSLLTSGLCVQAKSPPHSPSYSGSPSRVRPSESSGSNYTGPSGNHGHSLPIPVPTQVHNYQRLEQHIYTTKQEGSPRLSTPVHRCSSGSPLGFARTGPSPPYGTMATTRRLSLGGARPFQLSPQAAQHAESRPTTQKHSPVSAGLGTRLHSAPCLLECTTGGGRQKIRKQHSDPVVVPNAGLMTVRPLHSSPRLSELMQRNPLPTILGSPSRTMPPFEFPKPPSSPNLVNFLTQQGLVVGSPGSRGVQMEPRDTGQPAPTQCPQPSHCIHRMNDDTRGFGRSQSAGLLSDMLLMAAFGTGGPANDRGSTENLASEKAIDIAVPSGGVLCPGPGSCSPAQVVFTIGSPPSGGTPPQASRQRKYSGSFASVSPAGSFTSRYPQTATYGDGFEASSSPRYNFFDPITANMGGRITFEAPELPEETLMEQEHTDTVQSLRFTLDFACCLMEVAGARGITLPGVPLDAAHPHLLQQQSLVADQISSLSREWSHAEQLVLYLKTAELLSTAIQTAMERVKQGKLYPSATVKQVVRRLNDLYKSSVASCRSLSTRLERFFSKKHRLMDKITSITAERLLFSHTVQMVQSAALDEMFHQGEASVYRYHKALLLMEGLSMLLTEQEDILSVGKCKECIERRLTALQSGLCI, via the exons AAACATGACTGGGAGGTGGCAGTAAAATGCATCAACAAGAAGAACCTGGCCAAATCCCAGACACTACTGGGGAAAGAAATCAAAATACTCAAG GAACTCAAGCATGAAAACATTGTTGCATTACTGGACTTTCAG GAAACTGCAAGCTCAGTGTACCTAGTGATGGAG TACTGTAACGGTGGTGACCTTGCCGACTACCTACACT CAAAAGGCACGCTGAGCGAGGACACAATTCGCGTTTTCCTGCAGCAGATTGCGGGTGCCATGAGGGTCCTGCAGGCGAAAGGCATCATCCACAGGGACCTCAAACCCCAGAACATTCTGCTCTCCTACCCCCCAGGACGGAAATCCCACTCCAACAATACCTGCATCAAAATTG CGGACTTTGGTTTTGCCAGGTACCTTCAAAACAACATGATGGCAGCGACTCTCTGCGGGTCACCGATGTACATG GCACCCGAAGTCATTATGTCTCAAAACTACGACGCCAAGGCTGACTTGTGGAGTATCGGGACCATCGTGTTCCAGTGCCTGACTGGGAAGGCTCCTTTCCAG GCCAGCAGTCCCCAGGATCTTAGGATGTTTtacgagaaaaacaaaaacctcagCCCCAA CATTCCCAGAGAGACTTCCAGCCATTTGCGGCATCTGTTACGGGGCCTGCTGCAGCGCAATCACAAGGACCGCATGGACTTTG ATGAGTTTTTTTCTCATCCTTTCTTGGAAGCCACCAGCTCGTCCATCAAAAAGA CAACTCCAACAGTGACCATGACCTGCTTCCCAAGTTCTGCGTCTGCCAGCAGTTGCAGCAGCTCCTCCACCTCACACCTGGCCTCTCCACCG CAATCTCTTGGTGATGCGCAACATTTGCGTGCCAAAGCGTTGGCCTCCCCCACCCAAGAGGCCACTGGGTTTCTCCTCAAGGATTCGTCGGGAGGAGGCGGCAGCAGTAAGAACTCCTCCTCCTGTGACACAGACGACTTTGTCATTGTGCCGGCTCACTTCAACA CGGCTGATCTGACGAGTGAGAGTAAAGTGCTGCAGGACAGTCTAATGAACAGCGG CTCTCTTCTGACTTCTGGTTTATGCGTCCAAGCCAAATCGCCACCACATTCGCCCTCCTATAGCGGCTCCCCCAGTCGTGTCAG GCCCAGTGAGTCCTCAGGGAGTAACTATACCGGCCCCAGTGGAAACCACGGTCACTCCCTGCCAATCCCAGTTCCCACTCAGGTGCACAACTACCAGCGCTTGGAGCAGCATATTTATACTACCAAACAGGAAGGCTCGCCCCG GCTGTCCACTCCGGTGCATCGTTGCAGCAGTGGAAGTCCGCTGGGCTTTGCGAGGACCGGCCCTTCTCCACCTTACGGAACAATGGCCACTACCAGGAGGCTCTCACTGGGAGGAGCAAGACCGTTTCAACTCTCTCCTCAAG CGGCTCAGCATGCTGAATCCCGGCCGACTACTCAGAAACACTCCCCAGTCTCCGCAGGATTGGGCACAAGGCTCCACAGCGCCCCCTGTCTGTTAGAGTGCACCACTGGCGGCGGCAGACAAAAGATCCGAAAGCAGCACTCGGACCCGGTGGTGGTCCCCAATGCAGGCTTGATGACGGTTCGCCCGCTGCACTCTTCCCCCCGGCTCAGTGAGCTCATGCAGAGAAACCCACTGCCCACCATCCTGGGCTCTCCCTCGAGG ACAATGCCCCCTTTTGAATTCCCCAAACCCCCCAGCTCTCCAAACCTCGTCAACTTCCTGACACAGCAGGGCTTGGTCGTGGGCTCTCCCGGTAGCAGGGGCGTGCAAATGGAGCCCAGAGATACTGGACAGCCAGCGCCCACGCAGTGCCCTCAGCCTTCACACTGCATCCACAGGATGAATGATGATACCAGGGGATTTGGAAG ATCTCAGAGTGCCGGCCTCCTGTCCGACATGTTGCTGATGGCAGCCTTTGGAACAGGTGGACCAGCGAATGACCGAGGTAGCACAGAGAACCTGGCATCTGAAAAAGCTATAGACATAGCAG TGCCCTCAGGTGGTGTCCTATGTCCTGGACCGGGCTCCTGCAGCCCAGCACAGGTGGTCTTCACCATCGGCTCCCCTCCCAGTGGTGGCACCCCGCCTCAGGCCTCCAGACAGAGGAAATACTCAG GCTCCTTTGCATCAGTCAGCCCCGCAGGCTCCTTCACCAGCCGCTATCCCCAGACAGCCACCTACGGCGACGGCTTTGAGGCCTCTTCCAGCCCTCGTTACAATTTTTTTGATCCCATCACGGCCAACATGGGCGGTCGTATCACCTTCGAGGCCCCTGAGCTGCCCGAAGAGACCCTGATGGAG CAGGAGCACACAGACACCGTGCAGAGTCTGCGCTTCACGCTGGATTTCGCTTGCTGTCTGATGGAGGTGGCCGGGGCCCGCGGCATCACACTGCCGGGGGTCCCGCTTGATGCCGCTCACCCTCACTTGTTGCAGCAGCAGAGCCTGGTGGCAGATCAGATAAGCTCACTGAGCCGAGAGTGGAG CCATGCAGAACAGCTGGTTCTGTACCTTAAGACTGCAGAACTCTTGTCTACTGCCATACAAACAGCCATGGAGCGAGTAAAACAAGGCAAACTTTACCCGTCGGCAACAGTCAAACAAG TCGTGCGGAGGCTGAATGACTTGTACAAGTCCAGCGTGGCATCGTGCCGCTCTCTCAGCACGCGTCTGGAGCGCTTCTTTTCCAAAAAGCACCGACTAATGGACAAAATTACCTCCATCACGGCTGAGAGGCTGCTCTTTAGCCACACCGTGCAGATG GTTCAGTCTGCTGCTCTGGACGAGATGTTCCACCAGGGGGAGGCATCAGTCTATCGCTACCACAAAGCCCTCCTGTTGATGGAGGGCCTCTCGATGCTTCTGACTGAACAGGAAGACATTCTGAGCGTGGGCAAAT GTAAAGAGTGCATTGAGCGGCGCCTCACAGCCTTGCAGTCGGGGCTCTGTATTTGA
- the LOC144002276 gene encoding coiled-coil domain-containing protein 74A-like, with protein MPNNNLPPVRHLPQWSRVGRLGVPCSPRRLPVNRLRPLPVLPAGDREGPKAMTDTNPRVASLQRNIEFLQNQHKETLHKLHQEVDLLRRENKELKYKMIMEAPKPIRKGLKHSQVGVGPVVRGREPTQNQMLSMGDCVEIHEPNRQTRRSEQSGALTTSLQPLQVRNGPSHPPRASTLKECELVIHQLYNTNSLQSQEIVRYKELLRDIVLNKRITPENFNLTKAYLVDDICKSSDNAFPKLDLQSGKTSGVTLPALTQSLSSSVSERQRRTRAVYRGRVKAMVR; from the exons ATGCCCAACAATAACCTCCCGCCGGTGCGCCACCTTCCACAGTGGAGCCGAGTCGGGCGTCTCGGAGTGCCGTGCTCGCCTCGACGTTTACCGGTGAACCGACTGCGGCCACTGCCTGTCCTCCCAGCGGGAGACCGAGAAGGGCCAAAGGCGATGACCGACACGAACCCTCGCGTCGCATCGCTGCAGAGGAACATCGAGTTTCTGCAAAACCAACATAAAGAAACTCTGCATAAACTTCACCAAGAAGTGGATCTCCTCAGAAGGGAGAATAAAG AGTTGAAGTATAAGATGATTATGGAGGCTCCCAAGCCAATTAGGAAAG GTCTGAAACATAGTCAAGTGGGTGTTGGACCTGTCGTTCGTGGAAGAGAACCCACGCAGAACCAAATGCTAAG CATGGGAGACTGCGTCGAGATTCACGAACCCAACAGACAAACTCGCAGGTCGGAGCAGTCCGGGGCGCTCACCACCTCACTGCAACCTCTACAAGTCCGCAACGGTCCGTCTCATCCACCGCGTGCGTCCACGCTGAAGGAATGTGAGCTCGTCATCCACCAACTATACAATACCAACAGTTTACAGTCTCAGGAA ATTGTGCGCTACAAGGAGTTGCTGAGAGATATTGTGCTCAACAAGAGAATCACCCCAGAAAACTTTAATTTGACCAAAGCTTACCTTGTGGATGATATCTG CAAATCCTCTGACAACGCTTTTCCTAAATTGGATCTCCAAAGTGGAAAAAC GTCCGGCGTGACCCTCCCAGCACTCACGCAGAGTCTCAGCTCTTCTGTGTCCGAGCGCCAGAGACGGACTCGTGCTGTGTACAGAGGCCGCGTCAAGGCGATGGTGCGGTGA